The following nucleotide sequence is from Primulina tabacum isolate GXHZ01 chromosome 2, ASM2559414v2, whole genome shotgun sequence.
TGTGTTTTTTGACGGTTTCGGAAGGGACCCAAATGTTCATTAAGGTTCCGGACTCGATTTCCACCGTGTGTGGGATAACGCCGGACATCTTCATCAAGCCAAGCAACAATGGCTTCTGGGCTGCTACAAAGTTCACCATGCTTTTCCTTTTGTGTGAGCTCGCAGAGATGATGAAGAACGGAGGAGGAATTTAAACGAGGATGGATGACTGGAAGGTTGATATTAGCTAGGTAGGTTACCTCCtttaattcttatatatatttgCATATGAGCTGCAATATATTCGATACACTTCTTGGTCCCAAATTAGGACATTAGTAGCTGATTTcatcaatttttaaattttcaaaaaataaattaaaacaatAGTACTTCGGTATTTTGTGTGTGTATTaactttatttattataaaatttatttttgagggTTTGTCtaaatcaacaatttcttgcACGAAAAATTTACCTTAAAGAAATTATATGTTTGTTTAATTAAGTAGGCAAGTACGTGAAGTACTTTATGTAACATGCAACGATAGTTAAATATAAGGTGGTTTGAATTTTGATCAATCATTTGGTCTGCCTTCTTCCATAATGATTACTAGTGTACCTGACGCACGCAAACGTCACgtgtttgtataatatttttttataatttatttgatttatatttaaatgaggatcaaaatataattataaaaaatagtgaggactacactgtaattttgatatataaattaaaaaataaaagaataaaaaaatgacatcaGTGAGAATTGAACCTATATACCTAAACCCAAGAACCAATGACTCTATTCACTTAACTATATAtaacttacattaaaattttaactattttattaatatatataattaataaaacagaccatgacatcaaaattagttactctaagtgtctcaaacttaatagaATAGTATAGATTAATGAACATTTTTTCAAAGTATATTTTTATGAGCAAAGTTTAAGCTGCATATCACATTTAATTTTTGCAAGCAATTGACATTTTGCTGttattgttatttattattattgggTTTCTTACTTTCTTTCAAGACAATACATTAATTGATTGAAATGTTTGGTTTACTTTGTGAACGAAGTTAGATGACCTACTACTACTTGTACTCAATTGACTTTTCCGATTCTTGTTTTAATTTCTTGCGGAAATGAACTCAATATTCAAATCCCACGTATTTTTCTTCaccattaaataaatattaaacaaattttctttaaaatattcaCCTAACTTCTTTTTAGGATTTGTTAGAATTCTATACAAAATTTAGCTCTTTTGTACACATGACATTTGGATGATGTGTATTCCAtatgtaaaaataaattaatatggaTAGTTGAAAACATATTTGGGGCATATCTCTAAAGCTAGGTTGAACCTgtaaacatgcataaatttcaaaaatcacatAACTGGCGTACATAATTTATAACACATGTATAACATTGATCAGACTggatatttaaattgaaattaaTTAGTTTTGGTTCGATTCATCTACATCTATGCGTTTATATACTTAATTAATGTGATATTTGGCATCGTTTGATGCAAAGCAAGAGACAATTCAACATCTTTGTGGCATctcattttcataattttacaaTAATTAGGGTTAAAAATAGTTATATTATGATTATATTTCATTTTGTCATATCATTATATTAGTCACGTGGGTTCTTTTGACTGCCCAATCACCAACTACATCACTCGACTTCCACACCCAATCCCTGTATGTATATGCGTATCTCTCTCAAGAATCAAGATCATCTCTATATACACACACAATTCTGGTCTCCTTTATGAAATATTCCTTTCTTTCATTAGATTGCACACTGCAGAGTGTAATCGATGTTCTTTTTCTCTGTATCCAGTTTTATGTAATTTTACTGATAGTTTTGTTCTGCTTATGCAACATTGCAGCAAGATCAGATATTCTCAATCAATCTGAACGTGGAATGCTGCAGATTGAGACTGATATTTTTCCATTTCATTAGCTTCAATAAAGCTAAagacaaatatatataatactcTATATCTCTGATCTGTCGTGCAATAAAGCCAGCTCTCTGTCCTATGTTGTTGTTCAAGCATTGTATTATTATCACTATCATAGATCACTTTGGATTCACTATTTGCTCGTACGTACTTGtttgttgaaaaaaaattacagaTACCCCCCAATTCCATATTTTGTTTCTCTAAATACACCCGGCTTCAATTTTTGTCCTGATATTATTCTTGGCATCTTCTGGAACTTGTTGTTCTTCCTGCTTATTTTTTGGGATAGAAGAAGAAAACCCTTGTGTTTTAAGTTCGAGAAAGTTGGAATTTGAgtagaaaacattcaagaatgATGCACAGGTGCGGTAGCTCGAACATGGTGAGGGGTTGTACGTGTGGCATGTACCATTCTACTCGAGGGAATTCATTTTCAATGCTCTTTTCCAAGAATAACGATGAATATCTTGAATTTGATGAAGGGGAAATGTATTCTTTTGCGGCTAATTCTCCGCCCTCTTCAGTTGATTGCACTCTTTCTTTGGGCACGCCTTCCACTCGTCGCAGTAATGAGAAGAAGCGGTCTTCTTGCTGCATGCCTGGCTTTGGATGGAACAATTTTCCTTCCAAACATATGGCTCCGCCGCCGTCCACCGTCAAGACTCACCGTGGCAGGGATTCCCTCCTGGCTCGCCGATGTGCTAATTGCGACACCACTTCTACTCCTCTCTGGAGGAACTGTCCCAGAGGCCCTAAGGTAAAAAACAGCTAATTACTCATGATTATTATTGAAATCGTTACTGTTGTCCTAACTAGTGATTGATTACTGTAGTTTAATATAGGGACTAATACAATTCATGAATTCTTGCAGTCACTGTGCAATGCATGCGGGATACGGTTCAAGAAAGAAGAGAGAAGAGCCACGGCAGCCGACTCCATCTCCACCGGCGGCGGAGGCGGCGCCGACCTCAAAACGTGACGAATGATTCATGGTCCCATAAAACGATCTATTATCCTTCCCCCCTACACAAAAGAGTTCCGATTTGCCGAAGTAGACGATTATCGGAACTCGATTTCATGGCGGCTCAACGTCACAGACAGTCCAAGTCTTGTTCACAACTTTACGTCATGAGtccatttccatggattttaatttttaaaaacaattgaTTAAATTACTGAATATTGATATTCCAACTAATTTCCGCCGTTTGATGGCGACCGTTGGTTAAGAAATCTAATGTTTTAGCTGTTTCTCTTTTGGTTTCATGCACTGATCGGACGTTCTTACATAGGATGGAGTGAAAATGAGTTAATTCTATGTTTGGTACTTGGTAGACTAGATTGCTTTCCTTTTGTTACAACTTTCACTTTTGTTTTATGTTATTGGCGCCTTTTTCTGTTTGTCTGAAACATTATGTATTCAGACGTTCTCTTAATTGTTCTTGTTTTATTATAACTAAAGAAAATATGAATTTCAAAAGTTTTTTAAGGTTGTTTAAATTTAACTATTATTTATTTTCTCCTGAatgattattaatatttatattctAAAGTTCTAGGCTTTGTCTTCATTGGTTTGGACCGTTGGAGATGGCTAGCTTGCAATTACAAGTTACAACCAGCTTGTACAATTTCAATTTATCTGaaaaactaaaattaaaaaaaaatattttttgaaaataattccCATGATATATACAAAAGATGCAATACAAATTCCCAATCTTAAAAATCCAAAACAAACCATAGCTTCAGAGCTTAATGTCCCTCATGGGAATATGAGTCGAGTATTTTTGGATATTCTGTTAcaagaaatatttatttaatcagTGAATCTTAACTCGACCTGTTGGGCCATTGCCTCTTTCCCaagcttgatattgatattggCCCTTTATTTGGGCGGGCTGATTTTGTGACCCAATGATATCTTGCAACCTTCCTCAAACAAATCAGAGTTATCAGTCCAACACTTGCGCTTCAACATTAAAACCATCAAGTACTAGAACGTGTGTGTCTTCGtactttttttttcttgtgGGATTACTACACTGTGTTGTTTTTTTCCTTAGATTTGGAGCTACTCACCGAGGAAAATGTGATCAAGGGTAGGTGGTCTGTGCTTGAAATGGTATTTACTTCTCGACGGACGTGGTAACGTTGGTAGCTACACTTTGAACATATGGGATGTTGGGTGGCTGAAACCTGTATATAAGGTCCCATCGAAGGAACTTTTTCGACCAAACTGACGGGTGGTTGATAAGAAGAGGTATGTCGGTAGATATACTTTGAAGACGCTAGTTTGTCATGTCACTTCATGTGCCATACGAGCTGTTGCTGCCTTTTCGCCTTTTGCTTATGTGTTTTGGTTATTAAAGATGAATCAAACCCTCTGGATATCCTCACGTAGAGTGCCAAGTAATCAAACAACTGCCATCACTGGATGAGTAGATGTTCCATCCCTAACACCACATTCACCAGATTCGTTCCCAACCGAACTCGTCACCACCATATTCAGATGATTCTACACCAGTGCCATCCCCAGATCTGCTATTGCCATCTGCTGTTTATTCGTTCGTGTtggtttttcatctttttctctCTAAATTTAATGTTTATTAGGTTGGTTATTCATGTTTGACACGTACACTTGTCTTAAAAATGTTACATTATGCAATATAAATCTTACAAGAGTATTCTACAAGACTACAACAGCAGCATACCATTTCATTACGATAAT
It contains:
- the LOC142538068 gene encoding GATA transcription factor 20-like — encoded protein: MMHRCGSSNMVRGCTCGMYHSTRGNSFSMLFSKNNDEYLEFDEGEMYSFAANSPPSSVDCTLSLGTPSTRRSNEKKRSSCCMPGFGWNNFPSKHMAPPPSTVKTHRGRDSLLARRCANCDTTSTPLWRNCPRGPKSLCNACGIRFKKEERRATAADSISTGGGGGADLKT